The Primulina tabacum isolate GXHZ01 chromosome 7, ASM2559414v2, whole genome shotgun sequence genome includes a window with the following:
- the LOC142551078 gene encoding uncharacterized protein LOC142551078 — protein sequence MQSKLKHFYSFWQLGTRMYFKCCGRYYSNVDIGINFVLEPLKAKDKCDTNETPELPHWVTVPGNVTATRNQEDDDFVPPSISYWIENHKIDKHKVDVKSVENGFFESDFDKISKLLKNQFKSPDMVVKALNDCDVDLSQCLIKHTLKRFSYEWIAALGFFKWSALQNGIAHSPELYNLMVDNLGKMKKFDLMWELVEEMKSLGAYVTLDTMSKVMRRLAKAGKYEDAVEAFGKMKLFGVKRDVMSMNLLMDALVKEGSVEHAEGLLLDFRELIPPNLQTYNVLIHGWCKSGQIAKAKNTMNEMKAYGFTPDLITYTHFIATYCIEKDFRNVDATLEQMRKDGLSPGVVTYTIIIKALAKAKETNKAFEIYEKMKQNNCSPDAAFYGVFINALSATGRLKDSDDVFENMSKQGVVPDAYSYNIVITNAAKYLKEEKALTLLQKMEENHIKPDLNTYAPLLKMCCKLKRMKVLAFLLSHMFRNDVSIDLGTYTLLVSQLCRSEKLDYACSFFEELVIKGFVPMDCTYKKLVEKLEKGGMHREKHRIEKLMLSARQQNQSSLTLNN from the coding sequence ATGCAATCGAAGTTGAAGCATTTCTATTCTTTTTGGCAACTCGGGACTCGGATGTATTTCAAATGTTGTGGAAGATATTATAGTAATGTTGATATAGGTATTAACTTTGTGCTCGAGCCACTTAAGGCTAAAGATAAATGTGACACTAATGAAACACCTGAGCTTCCTCATTGGGTTACAGTTCCTGGTAATGTCACAGCTACTAGAAATCAAGAGGATGATGACTTTGTGCCTCCTTCAATATCGTATTGGATAGAGAATCACAAGATTGACAAGCACAAAGTTGATGTGAAAAGCGTCGAAAATGGTTTTTTTGAAAGTGATTTTGACAAAATAAGTAAGCTTCTAAAGAATCAGTTTAAATCCCCCGATATGGTTGTGAAAGCGTTAAATGACTGCGATGTTGATTTATCCCAGTGCTTGATCAAGCACACATTGAAGAGATTTAGCTATGAGTGGATAGCAGCTCTGGGATTTTTTAAGTGGTCTGCTTTACAAAATGGAATTGCTCATTCGCCTGAACTGTATAACTTGATGGTAGACAATTTGGGGAAAATGAAGAAATTTGACCTTATGTGGGAATTGGTGGAAGAAATGAAAAGTTTGGGAGCATATGTTACATTGGATACTATGTCTAAAGTCATGAGACGTCTGGCTAAAGCTGGTAAGTATGAGGATGCTGTAGAAGCATTCGGGAAAATGAAATTATTTGGAGTCAAACGAGATGTAATGTCCATGAATTTATTGATGGATGCGTTGGTGAAAGAAGGAAGTGTTGAGCATGCGGAGGGCTTGCTTTTGGATTTTAGGGAACTCATTCCTCCAAATTTACAGACTTACAATGTGTTAATTCATGGTTGGTGCAAATCTGGACAGATAGCCAAAGCTAAAAATACCATGAATGAGATGAAAGCCTATGGATTTACTCCTGATTTGATTACATACACGCACTTCATTGCAACCTACTGTATTGAAAAAGATTTTCGTAATGTCGATGCTACTTTGGAACAAATGCGGAAAGATGGATTATCTCCTGGTGTTGTGACTTACACGATTATAATAAAAGCTTTGGCAAAGGCAAAGGAAACAAATAAAGCTTTCGAGATTTATGAAAAGATGAAGCAGAACAATTGTTCTCCCGATGCTGCTTTTTATGGCGTCTTTATTAATGCTCTAAGCGCCACAGGGAGGTTAAAAGATTCTGACGATGTGTTCGAGAATATGTCTAAACAGGGAGTTGTTCCAGATGCGTATTCATACAACATAGTAATTACTAATGCTGCGAAATACTTGAAAGAAGAGAAGGCTCTGACTTTACTTCAGAAAATGGAAGAAAATCATATTAAGCCTGATCTTAATACTTATGCTCCATTACTAAAAATGTGCTGCAAACTGAAAAGAATGAAGGTGCTTGCTTTTTTATTGAGCCACATGTTTAGGAATGATGTTAGCATCGATCTCGGAACTTATACTCTTTTGGTCAGTCAGCTATGTCGTAGCGAGAAACTTGATTATGCTTGTTCCTTTTTTGAGGAATTAGTGATTAAGGGATTTGTCCCCATGGACTGTACTTATAAGAAGTTGGTTGAAAAACTTGAGAAGGGGGGTATGCATAGAGAGAAACATCGGATTGAAAAATTAATGTTAAGTGCCAGGCAGCAAAACCAATCCTCTCTGACATTAAATAATTAA